The following are from one region of the Myxocyprinus asiaticus isolate MX2 ecotype Aquarium Trade chromosome 2, UBuf_Myxa_2, whole genome shotgun sequence genome:
- the znf280d gene encoding zinc finger protein 280C isoform X1 has product MSELFMECEEEELEPWQKAKPEANLIDLIDDDDDDEPIFVGEICSSKPTANTRTGVGNQQNVSVQRTPMVASSQKTPQAQTNSTRVATGPTIMLRGTAPQPIIINNQGYIVATPQNLNSNTSFISSLGSQYPPGTTFTVVPAAGQQIVPQIVSQVNAAPKPGVIHRPQVQLIQNNVVTLTNVQAPADISPQSHTTVSQNKLGVIPANPAMHMTSSLQIPNNRDNGTTINDTNNGVSKKGKLDMENESPFNKKCPQCQNVFTQVVPLKNHIKLCCPHLLDSVFPSTSKPDKQPTSAKAYDAEKGKLIMLVSDFYYGKCEGDPSLIPKAKSNITFKCNSCLKLLKNNIRFMNHMKHHLELEKQNSESWESHTTCQHCYRQYSTPFQLQCHIESAHSPFESTTNCKICELAFETEQVLLEHMRDNHKPGEMPYACQVCNYRSSFFSDVDTHFRIIHENTKDLLCPFCLKVHRSGHMYMQHYMRHQKKGIQRCGKCRLNFLTYKEKVEHKTHFHRTFKKPRKLEGLPPGTKVTIRASLSGAPVCPNTSSKSYIIPTSPQITKHPNKTPANTTRPNFNGGKPKTTNQPSSTRTIHNNELKKLKLPSGEHKCAECLTEVVDPYTHYPLSRKCTLCKYRTSCQNAFRQHMVRFHSSSSKVRIGRMRRSPRGIRSLTLVCLKCDFLADASGADQMTEHLLSRPNHACQIIMEPVANGGSEMNWPMEIQDDSEHLSIQTDSEIMVRDETEPLQITDIKPLPNNYNTKEDGLQVLETEQSDPDMVKDEIVETTPNDVSGQESPKNLPPHSPSEAPVSPLCSPSDESGVTPSDFLCSTDGTKSVNTDMQLEALTPSKVLEDDTSKNSQKEMDG; this is encoded by the exons ATGTCAGAGCTGTTTATGGAGTGTGAAGAGGAGGAGTTGGAGCCATGGCAGAAAGCAAAACCAGAAGCCAATCTCATAGATTTGattgatgatgacgatgacgatgaaCCAATATTTGTTGGTGAAATCTGTAGTTCAAAGCCTACAGCCAACACAAGAACAG GTGTTGGAAACCAGCAAAATGTCTCAGTACAAAGAACACCTATGGTGGCATCGTCACAAAAGACTCCGCAGGCCCAGACGAACTCCACCAGGGTGGCTACCGGTCCTACAATAATGCTTAGAGGCACAGCCCCTCAACCCATCATCATTAACAATCAG GGTTACATTGTGGCAACACCACAGAATCTCAACAGCAACACCTCATTCATCAGTTCTTTGGGGTCACAGTATCCACCAGGAACGACTTTCACTGTTGTGCCGG CAGCAGGTCAGCAGATAGTGCCGCAGATAGTGTCACAGGTCAATGCAGCACCAAAGCCAGGGGTCATTCACAGGCCTCAAGTGCAGCTTATCCAGAACAATGTGGTGACCTTGACCAATGTACAGGCTCCTGCTGACATCTCTCCTCAGTCCCACACCACAGTCTCGCAAAACAAACTGGGGGTCATCCCAGCAAATCCAGCCATGCACATGACCTCATCCCTCCAAATTCCGAACAACAGAG ATAATGGCACAACGATAAATGACACAAACAATGGTGTGTCCAAAAAAGGCAAGCTTGACATGG AGAATGAGTCACCCTTCAACAAGAAATGCCCCCAGTGTCAGAATGTGTTCACCCAAGTTGTTCCtttaaaaaatcacattaag CTCTGCTGCCCTCATTTGTTGGATTCTGTGTTCCCCTCAACATCGAAGCCTGACAAACAACCCACTTCAGCAAAAGCCTATGATGCTGAAAAAGGCAAACTCATCATGCTGGTTTCAGACTTCTACTATGGCAAATGTGAAGGAGACCCATCTCTGATCCCGAAAGCAAAGTCCAACATCACCTTCAAGTGTAACAGTTGTTTAAAATTGCTCAAGAACAATATcag GTTCATGAACCACATGAAGCATCACCTGGAGTTAGAGAAGCAGAACAGTGAGAGCTGGGAGAGTCACACTACATGTCAACACTGTTACCGGCAGTACTCGACTCCCTTTCAGCTGCAGTGTCACATAGAGAGTGCCCATAGTCCCTTTGAGTCCACCA CCAACTGTAAAATATGTGAATTGGCCTTTGAGACGGAACAAGTGCTTCTGGAACACATGAGGGATAATCACAAACCTGGAGAGATGCCCTATGCCTGTCAG GTCTGTAATTACAGGTCATCCTTCTTCTCTGATGTGGATACCCATTTCCGCATAATTCATGAAAACACTAAAGACCTGCTTTGTCCCTTCTGCCTGAAAGTCCATCGCAGTGGCCATATGTACATGCAACACTACATGAGACATCAA AAAAAGGGAATTCAAAGGTGTGGAAAGTGCCGACTAAATTTTCTAACCTACAAGGAAAAAGTGGAGCACAAAACACACTTCCACCGAACATTTAAGAAGCCAAGAAAACTTGAAGGATTGCCTCCAGGAACCAAG GTGACGATTCGGGCCTCACTTTCTGGTGCACCGGTGTGTCCAAACACTTCAAGCAAGTCCTATATCATTCCCACAAGTCCCCAAATAACCAAACATCCCAATAAAACACCAGCAAATACAACAAGACCCAACTTTAATGGAGGAAAACCAAAAACCACAAACCAGCCCAGCTCAACCCGAACCATCCACAATAATGAGCTTAAAAAATTAAA ACTTCCAAGTGGAGAACATAAGTGTGCAGAGTGTCTCACCGAAGTTGTGGATCCTTACACTCATTATCCTTTGTCACGGAAGTGCACCTTATGCAAGTACAGAACAAGTTGCCAGAATGCTTTCAGACAGCACATGGTCAG GTTTCACAGCAGTTCTTCAAAAGTACGTATTGGCAGAATGAGGAGGTCTCCTCGTGGTATACG GAGTCTTACACTGGTATGCCTCAAGTGTGACTTTCTGGCAGACGCCTCTGGCGCTGACCAGATGACCGAACATTTGCTCAGCAGGCCAAACCATGCCTGCCAGATCATCATGGAGCCAG TTGCAAATGGAGGATCAGAAATGAACTg GCCAATGGAGATCCAAGATGACTCTGAACATCTCTCCATTCAGACAGATTCTGAGATTATGGTTCGGGATGAGACAGAACCCCTtcaaattactgatataaaaccCTTACCAAACAATTACAACACAAAGGAGGATGGGTTACAGGTTCTTGAAACTGAACAAAGTGATCCAGACATGGTGAAAGATGAGatcgtggagaccacacccaatGATGTGTCAGGACAGGAATCACCCAAGAACCTTCCCCCTCACTCACCCTCTGAGGCTCCTGTCAGCCCCCTTTGTTCCCCCTCAGATGAAAGTGGTGTAACACCCTCTGACTTTCTATGTTCAACTGATGGAACAAAGTCTGTGAACACAGACATGCAACTGGAAGCTCTCACTCCATCCAAGGTCCTGGAGGACGATACCTCGAAGAACTCTCAAAAGGAGATGGACGGTTAA
- the znf280d gene encoding zinc finger protein 280C isoform X2 → MSELFMECEEEELEPWQKAKPEANLIDLIDDDDDDEPIFVGEICSSKPTANTRTGVGNQQNVSVQRTPMVASSQKTPQAQTNSTRVATGPTIMLRGTAPQPIIINNQGYIVATPQNLNSNTSFISSLGSQYPPGTTFTVVPAGQQIVPQIVSQVNAAPKPGVIHRPQVQLIQNNVVTLTNVQAPADISPQSHTTVSQNKLGVIPANPAMHMTSSLQIPNNRDNGTTINDTNNGVSKKGKLDMENESPFNKKCPQCQNVFTQVVPLKNHIKLCCPHLLDSVFPSTSKPDKQPTSAKAYDAEKGKLIMLVSDFYYGKCEGDPSLIPKAKSNITFKCNSCLKLLKNNIRFMNHMKHHLELEKQNSESWESHTTCQHCYRQYSTPFQLQCHIESAHSPFESTTNCKICELAFETEQVLLEHMRDNHKPGEMPYACQVCNYRSSFFSDVDTHFRIIHENTKDLLCPFCLKVHRSGHMYMQHYMRHQKKGIQRCGKCRLNFLTYKEKVEHKTHFHRTFKKPRKLEGLPPGTKVTIRASLSGAPVCPNTSSKSYIIPTSPQITKHPNKTPANTTRPNFNGGKPKTTNQPSSTRTIHNNELKKLKLPSGEHKCAECLTEVVDPYTHYPLSRKCTLCKYRTSCQNAFRQHMVRFHSSSSKVRIGRMRRSPRGIRSLTLVCLKCDFLADASGADQMTEHLLSRPNHACQIIMEPVANGGSEMNWPMEIQDDSEHLSIQTDSEIMVRDETEPLQITDIKPLPNNYNTKEDGLQVLETEQSDPDMVKDEIVETTPNDVSGQESPKNLPPHSPSEAPVSPLCSPSDESGVTPSDFLCSTDGTKSVNTDMQLEALTPSKVLEDDTSKNSQKEMDG, encoded by the exons ATGTCAGAGCTGTTTATGGAGTGTGAAGAGGAGGAGTTGGAGCCATGGCAGAAAGCAAAACCAGAAGCCAATCTCATAGATTTGattgatgatgacgatgacgatgaaCCAATATTTGTTGGTGAAATCTGTAGTTCAAAGCCTACAGCCAACACAAGAACAG GTGTTGGAAACCAGCAAAATGTCTCAGTACAAAGAACACCTATGGTGGCATCGTCACAAAAGACTCCGCAGGCCCAGACGAACTCCACCAGGGTGGCTACCGGTCCTACAATAATGCTTAGAGGCACAGCCCCTCAACCCATCATCATTAACAATCAG GGTTACATTGTGGCAACACCACAGAATCTCAACAGCAACACCTCATTCATCAGTTCTTTGGGGTCACAGTATCCACCAGGAACGACTTTCACTGTTGTGCCGG CAGGTCAGCAGATAGTGCCGCAGATAGTGTCACAGGTCAATGCAGCACCAAAGCCAGGGGTCATTCACAGGCCTCAAGTGCAGCTTATCCAGAACAATGTGGTGACCTTGACCAATGTACAGGCTCCTGCTGACATCTCTCCTCAGTCCCACACCACAGTCTCGCAAAACAAACTGGGGGTCATCCCAGCAAATCCAGCCATGCACATGACCTCATCCCTCCAAATTCCGAACAACAGAG ATAATGGCACAACGATAAATGACACAAACAATGGTGTGTCCAAAAAAGGCAAGCTTGACATGG AGAATGAGTCACCCTTCAACAAGAAATGCCCCCAGTGTCAGAATGTGTTCACCCAAGTTGTTCCtttaaaaaatcacattaag CTCTGCTGCCCTCATTTGTTGGATTCTGTGTTCCCCTCAACATCGAAGCCTGACAAACAACCCACTTCAGCAAAAGCCTATGATGCTGAAAAAGGCAAACTCATCATGCTGGTTTCAGACTTCTACTATGGCAAATGTGAAGGAGACCCATCTCTGATCCCGAAAGCAAAGTCCAACATCACCTTCAAGTGTAACAGTTGTTTAAAATTGCTCAAGAACAATATcag GTTCATGAACCACATGAAGCATCACCTGGAGTTAGAGAAGCAGAACAGTGAGAGCTGGGAGAGTCACACTACATGTCAACACTGTTACCGGCAGTACTCGACTCCCTTTCAGCTGCAGTGTCACATAGAGAGTGCCCATAGTCCCTTTGAGTCCACCA CCAACTGTAAAATATGTGAATTGGCCTTTGAGACGGAACAAGTGCTTCTGGAACACATGAGGGATAATCACAAACCTGGAGAGATGCCCTATGCCTGTCAG GTCTGTAATTACAGGTCATCCTTCTTCTCTGATGTGGATACCCATTTCCGCATAATTCATGAAAACACTAAAGACCTGCTTTGTCCCTTCTGCCTGAAAGTCCATCGCAGTGGCCATATGTACATGCAACACTACATGAGACATCAA AAAAAGGGAATTCAAAGGTGTGGAAAGTGCCGACTAAATTTTCTAACCTACAAGGAAAAAGTGGAGCACAAAACACACTTCCACCGAACATTTAAGAAGCCAAGAAAACTTGAAGGATTGCCTCCAGGAACCAAG GTGACGATTCGGGCCTCACTTTCTGGTGCACCGGTGTGTCCAAACACTTCAAGCAAGTCCTATATCATTCCCACAAGTCCCCAAATAACCAAACATCCCAATAAAACACCAGCAAATACAACAAGACCCAACTTTAATGGAGGAAAACCAAAAACCACAAACCAGCCCAGCTCAACCCGAACCATCCACAATAATGAGCTTAAAAAATTAAA ACTTCCAAGTGGAGAACATAAGTGTGCAGAGTGTCTCACCGAAGTTGTGGATCCTTACACTCATTATCCTTTGTCACGGAAGTGCACCTTATGCAAGTACAGAACAAGTTGCCAGAATGCTTTCAGACAGCACATGGTCAG GTTTCACAGCAGTTCTTCAAAAGTACGTATTGGCAGAATGAGGAGGTCTCCTCGTGGTATACG GAGTCTTACACTGGTATGCCTCAAGTGTGACTTTCTGGCAGACGCCTCTGGCGCTGACCAGATGACCGAACATTTGCTCAGCAGGCCAAACCATGCCTGCCAGATCATCATGGAGCCAG TTGCAAATGGAGGATCAGAAATGAACTg GCCAATGGAGATCCAAGATGACTCTGAACATCTCTCCATTCAGACAGATTCTGAGATTATGGTTCGGGATGAGACAGAACCCCTtcaaattactgatataaaaccCTTACCAAACAATTACAACACAAAGGAGGATGGGTTACAGGTTCTTGAAACTGAACAAAGTGATCCAGACATGGTGAAAGATGAGatcgtggagaccacacccaatGATGTGTCAGGACAGGAATCACCCAAGAACCTTCCCCCTCACTCACCCTCTGAGGCTCCTGTCAGCCCCCTTTGTTCCCCCTCAGATGAAAGTGGTGTAACACCCTCTGACTTTCTATGTTCAACTGATGGAACAAAGTCTGTGAACACAGACATGCAACTGGAAGCTCTCACTCCATCCAAGGTCCTGGAGGACGATACCTCGAAGAACTCTCAAAAGGAGATGGACGGTTAA